Proteins encoded in a region of the Dethiosulfovibrio russensis genome:
- a CDS encoding succinylglutamate desuccinylase, with amino-acid sequence MSNLKTVKLAAVIAAGALVALSGSMFREHRLFKEPTVAGPGVTEVKKLGDFSPVVADTVNDCNVYILDSGVPGGTAFLIGGTHPEEPASNMAAQVFVENAVVEQGRLIVVTRANTSASQITRNGEAYPRFYSVKTPWGTKTWRMGDRCSNALDSWPDPEVYVHYPSGQNLAYMDIRNLNRTWPGRPDGLITERTNFAMMELIRNENVDLAMDYHEAELEYPVENTIVTHEKGQAVAAMTSMMLTSGVFPVPIGMEFSPAALHGLSHREIGDHSQAMSLLAEVAEPMLDRIRGITDEELLMTGKDRFVMKAGEHRLLYAPIDENGWHIDVRVGRHVTTFMTMLQVFNQTTPDRAVVISGIPSYQDVVDKGVGAFYHDPEAAPGVKVFYD; translated from the coding sequence ATGAGCAATTTGAAGACAGTCAAGCTTGCCGCCGTTATAGCGGCCGGTGCTCTGGTGGCCCTCTCTGGGTCCATGTTCAGAGAGCATCGTCTTTTCAAGGAGCCTACCGTTGCGGGGCCCGGGGTCACAGAGGTAAAGAAACTCGGCGATTTCAGCCCGGTAGTCGCCGATACGGTAAACGATTGCAATGTGTATATCCTGGACAGCGGGGTTCCGGGGGGAACTGCCTTTCTCATAGGTGGTACCCATCCGGAGGAGCCTGCCAGCAACATGGCCGCTCAGGTGTTCGTAGAGAACGCTGTGGTTGAGCAGGGGCGACTCATAGTGGTCACCAGAGCCAACACCAGCGCGTCTCAGATCACCAGAAACGGCGAGGCCTATCCTCGTTTTTACAGCGTCAAGACCCCCTGGGGTACCAAAACCTGGAGGATGGGGGATCGTTGCAGCAACGCACTGGACTCCTGGCCCGATCCCGAGGTCTACGTCCACTATCCCAGCGGTCAGAACCTGGCCTACATGGACATAAGGAACCTCAACAGGACCTGGCCCGGTCGTCCTGACGGGCTTATCACAGAACGGACCAACTTCGCTATGATGGAGCTGATCCGTAACGAGAACGTCGATTTGGCCATGGACTATCACGAGGCCGAGCTGGAGTATCCCGTGGAGAACACCATAGTTACCCACGAAAAGGGACAGGCAGTGGCAGCCATGACTTCCATGATGTTGACCTCCGGTGTATTTCCCGTTCCTATCGGAATGGAGTTTTCCCCTGCCGCTCTTCACGGGCTCTCCCACAGGGAGATCGGGGATCACAGCCAGGCCATGTCCCTGCTGGCCGAGGTGGCGGAGCCCATGCTGGACCGCATCAGAGGCATAACCGACGAGGAGCTGCTTATGACCGGTAAAGATCGTTTCGTCATGAAGGCCGGGGAGCACAGGCTTCTCTACGCTCCCATCGACGAGAACGGATGGCATATCGACGTAAGAGTCGGCCGTCACGTTACGACCTTTATGACAATGCTCCAGGTCTTCAACCAGACGACCCCCGATAGAGCCGTAGTAATCTCCGGTATCCCCTCCTATCAGGATGTCGTTGACAAGGGCGTCGGAGCTTTTTACCACGATCCTGAGGCAGCTCCGGGAGTTAAAGTTTTTTACGATTAA
- a CDS encoding DUF6305 family protein, translating to MRKTFVAFLFVALTVVFASVAFAADKPVIEDPLIVTTCGQSPGAVMVKMSSMQAGFKAEHNNNLTAADIKGKGYKTLIVTSGTSMKGMGAAGTNVDKEIARVQELMEAAKAEGMLVIGAHVEGMARRTDQSDQASIDAVLSNADAVLATVDSDSDGYFTKYAEEHNIPIIKVKDALGIGQGLKN from the coding sequence ATGAGAAAAACGTTTGTAGCTTTTTTGTTCGTCGCTCTGACCGTCGTTTTCGCCTCGGTCGCCTTTGCTGCGGATAAACCCGTTATCGAAGATCCTCTGATAGTCACCACCTGCGGACAGAGTCCAGGTGCCGTGATGGTGAAGATGTCCAGCATGCAGGCCGGATTCAAGGCGGAGCATAACAATAACCTTACCGCCGCCGACATTAAGGGCAAAGGATACAAGACCCTTATCGTCACCAGTGGTACCAGCATGAAGGGCATGGGTGCTGCCGGAACCAACGTCGACAAGGAGATCGCACGAGTCCAGGAGCTCATGGAGGCCGCCAAGGCCGAGGGCATGTTGGTCATAGGAGCCCACGTCGAGGGGATGGCCCGTAGGACCGACCAGTCCGACCAGGCATCCATAGACGCGGTTCTCTCCAATGCCGACGCAGTTCTCGCAACGGTCGACAGCGACAGCGATGGTTACTTTACCAAATACGCCGAAGAGCACAATATCCCGATTATCAAGGTGAAGGACGCTCTCGGAATCGGACAGGGTCTGAAGAATTAA
- a CDS encoding C4-dicarboxylate ABC transporter yields MTMFHHSIGVLIVIAVVFALAKRMKVTTELSMFLAALFGALAHMILPKGVDPRSAITVTELLRHVVEGAFTYYDVCLIFMSATFFMALFKEAGGVAFIVRKIVRSFAGHRFVCLLLLTVVMLIPGAITGSGATTVLTVGALVGSVLAAMGVPETRRVALVFMLAAMSAAAPPINLWAMMAAAGANMPYVGFAKPLLILSVAGALFSTFYLAGKGEPVDTEKALSELPEAPEGWNWLKAALPFLTLVALVLAGRIWPYTFPTVGLPLIFMICAAVTIILSPVKLRILDVATDTVKNLLGLVGIMVVVGSLIQVMALSGARGLISLAVVTLPMAVLFATLWIILPLSEGLVQYAVAPLIGVPLIMLFNMKGLDPIVSLSAWAVMWPLGDCLPPTAVVGRATVMEMDYKGRYFADFVKACIVPSLFVALLCTLFLIYSKKLAFLGG; encoded by the coding sequence ATGACCATGTTCCATCACTCCATCGGAGTCCTGATAGTCATCGCGGTCGTCTTCGCTCTGGCGAAGAGGATGAAGGTGACCACCGAGCTCTCGATGTTCCTTGCCGCCCTTTTTGGAGCCCTGGCTCACATGATCCTGCCCAAAGGGGTGGACCCCCGTTCCGCCATTACCGTGACGGAGCTCCTGCGCCACGTCGTCGAAGGTGCCTTTACCTACTACGACGTATGTCTTATCTTCATGAGCGCCACATTCTTCATGGCCCTTTTCAAAGAGGCCGGAGGCGTGGCTTTCATAGTCCGCAAGATAGTCCGTTCTTTCGCCGGGCATCGTTTCGTCTGTCTGCTTCTGCTGACCGTCGTCATGCTAATCCCCGGCGCCATCACGGGGTCCGGTGCTACCACGGTCCTCACCGTCGGAGCCCTGGTGGGATCTGTCCTGGCCGCCATGGGAGTTCCGGAGACCAGAAGGGTCGCCTTGGTGTTCATGCTGGCGGCCATGAGCGCTGCGGCACCTCCGATCAACCTGTGGGCCATGATGGCCGCCGCCGGTGCCAACATGCCCTACGTGGGATTCGCCAAGCCTCTGTTGATACTATCGGTGGCGGGAGCACTTTTCTCCACCTTCTATCTCGCCGGCAAGGGAGAACCGGTCGACACGGAAAAGGCTCTCTCCGAACTGCCAGAGGCTCCCGAGGGATGGAACTGGCTCAAGGCAGCTCTTCCCTTCCTGACGTTGGTCGCCTTGGTGTTAGCTGGCAGGATATGGCCCTACACCTTCCCCACCGTGGGATTGCCCCTTATATTCATGATCTGTGCCGCCGTTACGATAATCCTCAGCCCCGTTAAGCTCAGGATTCTCGACGTAGCGACCGATACGGTCAAGAACCTTCTCGGTCTGGTCGGCATCATGGTGGTCGTCGGATCGCTCATACAGGTGATGGCTCTCAGCGGAGCCAGAGGATTGATATCCCTGGCGGTGGTGACCCTCCCCATGGCCGTTCTTTTCGCGACTCTGTGGATAATTCTCCCCCTTTCCGAAGGGCTGGTCCAGTACGCTGTCGCGCCCCTGATAGGGGTTCCTCTGATAATGCTCTTCAACATGAAGGGACTCGACCCGATAGTATCTCTCTCCGCCTGGGCAGTCATGTGGCCTCTGGGAGACTGTCTGCCTCCGACAGCGGTGGTGGGAAGAGCTACCGTCATGGAGATGGATTACAAGGGGAGATACTTCGCCGACTTTGTAAAGGCCTGCATAGTCCCGTCCCTCTTCGTAGCTTTGCTGTGTACCCTCTTCTTGATATACAGCAAGAAACTGGCTTTCCTGGGAGGTTAG
- a CDS encoding dipeptidase → MKKALVKSLLLGLAGTFMASAALACTPIGAGRNATVDGSVMVSHTCDGWYDNRIQIIPGQTFEAGATTPVYQDVCHGTQPTRPLKKVLDIPQVEKTYTYFHIGYPFMNEHQLVFGEDTWSGRDELYAKDGAFWIETLEIFGLQRAKTAREAIKVMGELAEEYGYGDGGETLIIADTKELWVFDICGPGMLWNKDSGKPGAIWAARRVPDDHVVVCANRSRIGVIDFEDKDNFMYSSNVTDLAKEMGWWKPGSPFNFSEAYNPNPYGSGHYQSIREWRGFNLLAPSKNFELTSQKSHYPFSAKPDKKVAVKDIMAIYRDHLEGTEYDLTKGMAAGPFGNPHRWPTPKDVRPEGKKDKDWPRAISMFRCSYSFVSQSREWLPDPVGGVLWFGQDAPDTTIYVPLYCGVTKVPAGWSEGKRHEFDPNSAWWAFNFVNNWAQLRWDSMIKDVNAEQQKWEKEFFMQQNAVEKEAVDLYKKDPKKAVAYLTDYTYGNMEKVQNAMWGLAWKLVGKYQDGYIMTPEGKQQSVGYPTWWLEAVGFGEDFKD, encoded by the coding sequence ATGAAGAAAGCTTTGGTAAAAAGCCTGCTTCTTGGTTTGGCCGGTACCTTTATGGCTTCCGCGGCCTTGGCCTGTACTCCTATCGGAGCAGGTCGTAACGCCACCGTGGACGGTTCAGTTATGGTCAGCCATACTTGCGACGGATGGTACGACAACAGGATTCAGATAATCCCTGGACAGACCTTCGAGGCCGGAGCAACCACCCCGGTCTATCAGGACGTCTGTCACGGGACCCAGCCCACCAGGCCTCTCAAGAAGGTCCTGGACATTCCCCAGGTCGAGAAGACCTATACCTATTTTCACATAGGCTATCCTTTCATGAACGAGCATCAGCTCGTTTTCGGCGAGGATACCTGGAGCGGCCGTGACGAGCTTTACGCCAAGGACGGCGCCTTCTGGATCGAGACCCTCGAGATCTTCGGACTTCAGAGGGCCAAGACCGCCAGAGAGGCGATCAAGGTCATGGGCGAGCTGGCCGAGGAATACGGCTACGGTGACGGCGGAGAGACCCTTATCATCGCCGACACCAAGGAGCTCTGGGTGTTCGACATCTGCGGTCCCGGAATGCTCTGGAACAAGGACAGCGGCAAACCCGGTGCCATCTGGGCCGCTCGCAGGGTTCCGGACGATCACGTGGTCGTCTGTGCCAACCGCTCCCGTATCGGCGTCATCGACTTCGAGGATAAGGATAACTTCATGTATTCCTCCAACGTCACCGACCTGGCCAAGGAGATGGGTTGGTGGAAGCCCGGCTCTCCCTTCAATTTCTCCGAGGCCTACAACCCCAACCCCTACGGATCAGGCCATTATCAGTCGATCCGCGAGTGGAGGGGCTTCAACCTTCTGGCTCCCTCGAAGAATTTCGAGTTGACCTCCCAGAAGAGTCATTACCCCTTCTCCGCGAAGCCCGACAAGAAGGTTGCGGTTAAGGATATCATGGCCATTTACAGAGACCATCTCGAGGGAACCGAGTACGATCTCACCAAGGGTATGGCCGCTGGCCCCTTCGGCAACCCCCATCGTTGGCCCACCCCCAAGGACGTCCGTCCCGAGGGCAAAAAGGACAAGGACTGGCCCAGAGCCATCTCCATGTTCCGCTGTTCCTACAGCTTCGTGTCCCAGAGCCGCGAGTGGCTTCCCGATCCCGTCGGTGGAGTGCTGTGGTTCGGACAGGACGCTCCTGACACCACGATATACGTGCCTCTCTACTGCGGCGTGACCAAGGTTCCCGCCGGATGGAGCGAGGGCAAACGCCACGAGTTCGACCCCAACTCCGCCTGGTGGGCGTTCAACTTCGTCAACAACTGGGCTCAGCTTCGCTGGGATTCTATGATCAAGGACGTCAACGCCGAACAGCAGAAGTGGGAGAAAGAGTTCTTCATGCAGCAGAACGCCGTAGAGAAGGAAGCCGTCGACCTCTACAAGAAGGATCCCAAGAAGGCCGTCGCCTACCTCACCGATTACACCTACGGCAACATGGAGAAGGTCCAGAACGCCATGTGGGGCCTTGCTTGGAAGCTGGTCGGAAAGTACCAGGACGGCTACATCATGACCCCCGAGGGAAAACAGCAGTCCGTGGGGTACCCCACTTGGTGGCTTGAGGCCGTCGGTTTCGGCGAGGATTTCAAGGACTGA
- a CDS encoding response regulator has protein sequence MDYIDVLVVEDDPMVADIHQNYVNSVEGFRVVGMVDNGLKALDFLRKRPVRLVILDIFLPGLDGLGTLERIRESGSNVDVIIISASRDKATVNKTLQAGAFDYIVKPFAFDRMKAALQAFCQVVHRLTEGPNQVDQQDIDNLLLARNKKNVQTVLPKGLNPNVLEKVEALLTKVDKPLSSVETAEAIGVSRITARRYLEYLVASDKAVMEREYQEVGRPINKYELTR, from the coding sequence ATGGATTATATAGATGTCCTGGTAGTAGAGGACGATCCTATGGTAGCGGATATACATCAGAATTACGTCAATTCGGTGGAGGGGTTCCGTGTGGTCGGCATGGTGGACAACGGGCTGAAGGCCTTGGATTTTCTTCGAAAAAGGCCGGTCCGTCTTGTCATACTAGATATATTTCTTCCCGGATTGGATGGTCTGGGGACGCTTGAGAGGATAAGGGAAAGCGGCAGCAACGTGGATGTCATCATAATCTCCGCTTCCAGGGACAAGGCTACGGTGAACAAAACCCTTCAGGCCGGCGCTTTCGACTATATAGTCAAGCCCTTCGCCTTCGATAGGATGAAGGCGGCCCTTCAGGCCTTTTGCCAGGTGGTCCATCGATTGACAGAGGGGCCCAACCAGGTGGACCAGCAGGACATAGACAATCTTCTGTTGGCGCGAAATAAGAAAAACGTGCAGACCGTGCTGCCCAAGGGGTTGAATCCCAATGTCCTGGAAAAGGTGGAAGCTCTGCTGACCAAGGTTGACAAGCCCCTTTCGTCTGTCGAGACCGCCGAGGCCATAGGGGTCTCCAGGATAACGGCCAGAAGATATCTCGAGTATCTGGTCGCCTCCGATAAGGCCGTGATGGAGAGGGAGTACCAGGAGGTAGGCAGGCCTATAAACAAGTATGAGCTCACCCGATAG